From Onychostoma macrolepis isolate SWU-2019 chromosome 05, ASM1243209v1, whole genome shotgun sequence:
ggtggaaaataagtatttggtcaataacaaaatttcatctcaatactttgttatataccctttgttggcaatgacagaggtcaaacgttttctgtaagtcttcacaaggttttcacacactgttgttggtattttggcccattcctccatgcagatctcctctagagcagtaatgttttggggctgtcgctgggcaacacagactttcaactccctccaaagattttcgatggggttgagatctggagactggctaggccactccaggaccttgaaatgcttcttacgaagccactcctttgttgcctgggcggtgtgtttgagatcattgtcatgctgaaagacccagccacgtttcatcttcaatgcccttgctgatggaaggaggttttcactcaaaatctcacgatacatggccccattcattctttcgtttacacggatcagtcgtcctggtccctttgcagaaaaacagccccaaagcatgatgtttccacccccatgcttcacagtaggtatggtgttctttggatgcaactcagcattctttatcctccaaacacgacaagttgagtttttaccaaaaagttctattttggtttcatctgaccatatgacattctcccaatcctcttctggatcatccaaatgctctctagcaaacttcagacatgtactggcttaagcagggggacacgtctggcactgcaggatttgagtccctggcggcgcagtgtgttactgatggtagcctttgttactttggtcccagctctctgcaggtcattcactaggtccccccgtgtggttctgggatttttgctcacagttcttgtgaccattttgaccccacggggtgagatcttgcgtggatccccagatcgagggagattatcagtggtcttgtatgtcttctattttctaataattgctcccacagttgatttcttcacaccaagctgcttactgtgacgggaggagccaacgacagacacagtgggtgtggcgtcaggcctcggagaggctttttattaacaaaattgacaaaataaagtgtccagggaaagaagtgtccaaaataaacaggggggtctggtgtcctcgtcgtgctgcggggcttgtgcaagagggcagtgttccaaaaggggaagggtccagggaaggggcggagtccggcggccgcacgcgctcccactcgggtccgggcgcgaggcggcggcttcatcacagcggcggctcttacacgtcgtccacggcctttggcaggacttatgcggcccgacatcctggtccgacggccgtaatacgggtgcggctttcgtccggaccgcgggttcgtcCAGCTCACGTCTTGGTGGCGCGATGTCCtcacgcacccttcctggacccacgaggacaccagcgtgcatgcacggggaagagaccggtctctcgaggagaggcgctgggcatttaacagcggcggtgatgaggcttcattcagtccagctgtgcctcatcacacgccgccagcccgcgttgatcccacgcccctcctctcatccacccactccagtcgggagcctggtgaagggcggcgaataagggacggggtggtgatgataatgagggggagggccactgatccgtcacattacctattgcagattcagtcttcccagcctggtgcaggtctacaattttatttctggtgtcctttgacagctctttggtcttggccatggtggagtttggagttggactgtttgaggttgtggacaggtgtcttttatactgataacgagttcaaacagatgccattaatacaggtaacaagTGGAGGACaaaggagcctcttaaagaagaagttacaggtctgtgagtgccagaaatcttgcttgtttgtaggtgaccaaatagttattttaccgaggaatttaccaattaattctttaaaaatcctacaatgtgattttctggattttttttctcattttgtctctcatagttgaggtatacctatgatgaaaattacaggcctctctcatctttttaagtgggagaacttgcacaattggtggctgactaaatacttttttgccccactgtatattgttatagtaaaacatggCTGTTTGTTTTTCTCGGATGGGGGGGGGGGTAAAAGAGTAAGAATGatctaaatgtatttgcatttttgcaaaatttttaatgcatttgtaaaaatagTAATCCAGATACTATATCTGCACATATTATGATTTTTCTATTGAGAGGAGTTGCTTTCTCAGCTTTCACAATCAGTGAGGTGTCATTAGTGAGGAAGGAGAATTTACATGCATGTgcttgtgtgtatgtgcatgctTGTATGGATAAGGTGCATATTAGGTTAAGGTTATGctgattttgaattttttatctTGAAACAACTCTGCCATTAGATTGTAATGTTTTGATATGATAACTGAAATGATGGTTTGGTTATACTTGTGATCCATGATGCTACAATGTTGCCTGAGAGCAACAGCTGGATatgaaattgcattttattaaatatgagatatgcaatacattaaaaactagATAAAACTAACTGTTCAAGTATTTGGTTAAAGaaaatgatgttaaaaataaatatatttattttttatgcatgaaaatgtcaaatgtttacatttgtcGTTGTGGTAAAATGTTGCCTTGAGgcaacaaacttaaaaaaaaaaaataataatgaataaataaaataatgaaaatgtttattgataTTGTTGATAGTGTCCAATTTTAAGCaggaaaaacatcacaaataattttttcctcgTTGATATCATATTGCGTACCATAGAaggttaataaaaatagaccaAAGAGGGACTAGAAAAATCTGCTGATGCCAAAAGGAGATGGAGGGTGAAAATTACAATTTAGTGAAGAACATCTGTAAAATTGCCTTGGCTGCCaataaaaaaatgatgtttAGTTCCTAAAGCATCTGTTGTAATGGTAAACTGCTCaaggatattttttatttgccaGTTTAATGATGTGGATTTTGGAATTTGCAATGCACAAATCCTGTTGAATCAGGTCATTTTATGAGATCAGTATTTCTCATTATATCCCATTATATAAATTCTGTATTTTATATAAGCTAAGGTTTAggtttataaaaaatgtaatgtcttatgctcactaaatctgcatttacaggtgcatctcaataaattagaatgtcgtggaaaagtttctttatttcagtaattcaactcaaattgtgaaacttgtgtattaaataaattcagtgcacacagactgaagtagtttaagtctttggttcttttaattgtgatgattttggctcacattgaACAAacacccaccaattcactatctcaaccaattagaatacttcataagaccaataaaaaaaatatttttagtgaattgttggccttctggaaagtatgttcatttactgtatatgtactcaatacttggtaggggctccttttgctttaattactgcctcaattcagcgtggcatggaggtgatcagtttgtggcactgctgaggtggtatggaagcccaggttgctttgatagcagccttcaggtcatctgcattgttgggtctggtgtctctcatcttcctcttgacaatagaggttctctatggggttcaggtctggtgagtttgctggccaatcaagcacagtaacaccatggtcactgaaccagcttttggtacctttggcagtgtgggcaggtgccaagtcctgctggaaaatgaaatcagcatctccataaagcttgtcagcagaaggaagcatgaagtgctctaaaatctcctggtagatggctgcgttgactgtggacttcagaaaacacagtggaccaacaccagcagatgacatggcagcccaaatcatcactgactgtggaaacttcacactggacttcaaacaACATGGATTCtatgcctctccactcttcctccagactctgggaccttgatttccaaatgaaatgcaaaatttactttcatctgaaaagaggactttggaccactgagcaacagtccagttatttttctccacagcccaggtaagacgcttctgacgttgtctctggttcagaagtggcttggtagcccttttcctgaagacatctgagcgtggtgactcttgatgcactgactccagcttcagttctctccttgtgaagctctcacaagtgtttgaattggctttgcttgacagtattctcaagcttgcagtcatccctgttgcttgtgcaccttttcctacccaaattcttccttccagtcaactttgcatttaatatgctttgatacagcactctgtaaacagccacacctttcagtaatgacctctgtgacttaccctctttgtggagggcgtcaatgttcgtcttctggaccattgccaaatcatcagtcttctccattattgtggtttcaaagaacaagagatacccggaatttatactgtagggatggtcattaactgagactcaaatgtaaatattctaatattttgagatactgatttttgactttcatgagctgtaagctctaatcatcaaaattaaaacaaaaaaacttttgaaatgttttactttacatgcaatgaacctaaaatatatgaaagtttcactttttgaaataacttacaagaaaaaatgaactttttcacgacattctaatttattgagatgcacctatatatgatacaaaaaatgaaaaaaacttcattaaaaagttgtatttaaaattgtattaatatttcaaaatgttttctgttttccatTTCTGAGATCTTCAGTGTCCCATGATGCTGATTTGGATGAAaattgttttgctgcttaatatttttgtggaaaccatgttttttttgttttgttttgttttttcaggattcgttgatgaacagaaagttaaaACAAACAGCGTTCATTTAAAATAGAGaacttaaaacattataaatgtatttactgtcacttcttctcaattaaaaaaatacatcaaaaaatCTTACATAAGTGTAAAAGTAAATCATATCAAGTATATCAAGGACAGTATTCTCTAACAAACACAAACCTTCTCCAGATCTTCCATGATCAGATCCTGTTCTTTCACGTTTTCCTTGCCTGATGACTGGCTTCTTTCCCCTAGACCCTTCCCACTGCCCACCGACACCAGCTCTTGGATAAGCACCTGTCCTGGTCTCGGACCTCCAGCCTCCAGTGCAGGCTCCTTGGTCAGGGGCAAGTTGGCAGGTAATACAGCGTTCCCCTGCAAACGGTGAGAGTAAGCTCCTCCTCTTGCCCGAATGGGCTGAGCAGAGCTGAAGCTTAAAGGCTGCCTTGAAACCTTTGCGAAAGTTCTCATTGAAAAACCCATAGACTATGGGATTGACGCTGCTGTTAAAGAACGCTAGCCAGTGGGCCAGAGGATAAAAATAGATGTTAATAATGCGATGCTGACGCTCACTCAGGCTTGCGTAGTCACTCAGCATCATGAGTGCCCACAACGGCAACCATGACAGAATGAAGAGCAGGGCCACCACTAGCAACATTTTAATGACCCGCTTCTTTTTCCGGGACACCAGCTGACGACTTTCATATCTGCTGTTTTTCCCAAAGCTAGAACCGGAGCCTGAGGTCCCAACTTGGCTTACAGGGAGAGGCATGGATGTTTTGAAGAGCGTGATTCCAATCCGGGCGTACATGATGACAATTAGGGTCAGAGGTGCCAAATAAATGTTAGCAAAGAGTACTGTGGTGTAAATCTTGCGCATCTCCTGGTTTGGCCAGTTTTCACGGCACCAGTAGAAGGGTTGTGTGGTGTTGCCATCGCTTAGCAAGATGGAGACTCTGTGCTCTTTCGTGACCTGTAGCATGACACCAGACGGACACATGATGGAGATGGCCAGAACCCagatgatgacgatgatgagGGTGGAGGTGGAGATAGTGAGCTTCTGTTTGAAGGGATAGACAATGCAGCGGAATCTGACACATTAATACAAAACAAGGAAGAGAGTGTGaggaaagaaattaaaatgagagAGGAAAAGAGACGGGTGACAGAAAATGGAGCAGAGGAGATTgagacagaaacagaaaatatgtgTTTCAAGAAAGTGTTTTAAGgaaaaatgtacaataaatataaacctgaagataataatttaaataattaaaacatttaaattttaaatgtacactaccattcaagtttggggtcaaaaaaaaaagataggaatttattattattcatataaatgtcatttttcaaaTTGTACAAATGTAGCAAATCAGATTTttgatgatttctgaaggatcatgtaacactgaagactagagtaattcagctttgccatcacaggtaTAAATGGCATTTAAACTGTTAgtttaaattgcaataacattttacagtactgtttttgcagtattttgatcaaataaatgcagctttgatgagcacaagagacttcttttaaaaatattttaaatcttacagaccccaaaaaTTGAGCGGTAGTatacataaaacacacaagaaaatatgtatatttcgATAACACTATATTAACTACAAATATattgactttttgttttttgtttttttagctcACCTGTCAACAGCAATGGCCACTAGTGTGAAGACAGAGGCAGATACAGATATTCCCTGCACCATCCCACTCAACTTACACACCAAACTGCCAAAAGGCCAGCCTGCAGAAGAAAAGTGAAATGTGAACAACAGGGCAGAAATTACATATATATCTTAAGGAACCATTCACTTTTCATATAATAATTTAGACCATCATTCCCAAATTGTGACATCATTTACAAGCATCTgtattgaaattaaataatttagctaTTTAGCCCACCTTTAAATACTTTTCTTGTTCATTTTTTCAATTCACTCTCTATGCAAGACAGTCACTGCGTACATACAATACTGTAGTATATTTTTGTTTCCTACTTGCTTTCTTCCTCAGTTTTATTTACAGTTAATGCAGCTTGACAGACAGACTTCACAATGTGCACTTTTTGATCTcgacttttctctctctcccattTGGTTTTCTCTCTCACTTATTCTCTTTTTCACTTATTGACACCACTTTAACACATTCCCTTGACTCTTTCAGCTTACAAAGTGGGGCTGGCACTTTTTGTGTGCTGAGTGGTGTTAGCTGAGGGGATTATAGAGGAAACTGATGAGAAGAACAGAGCTCAGTCACTTGGGGACCTATTGTTTTTGTTCACCTCTTGCGAGAGAGTAAACCCAGAAGATCCTTTTAAGAGGCTGATTAAATTTGGAGATATTGTGCAGCAGCTGGTCGATGTGTGGGTATGAATAATGATGTGACTGATGAAgagtttttaaaatacagatgGAGTATGAGAAAATGAGTCTGAAGAACAGAGGAAGTAGGAGACAGTAAGACAGCTAACGAAAGAATTAATGAGAGAAACGGGAGCTAACAAATATATAGACAGAGAATGTCAGGGGTCATTCAGTATTAAAGGTTCACTTTTCTTATACAGAGAACTAAAAACAATGCAGATCCAGAAAGGCTTAACTGTATATTAATCTaacttcaaatataaaaaaatggctGTACAtcactcttctctctctctctatatatatattagtgctgtcaaacgattaatcgcatccaaaataaaaggttttgtttacataatatatgagtgtgtactgtgcacatttattatgtataaatacacacacacatatgaaaatatttacatgtatttatgtatatatttataatcatataatttatattatatataaatatatttaaaatataaacataacatattttttgtaaatatatacatgcatgtgtatgtatttatatatacataataaatatacacagtacacatatatattatgtaaacaaaaacttttattttggatgcaattaatcacgattaatcatttgatagcactaatatatatatatatatatatatatacagtgggtacggaaag
This genomic window contains:
- the LOC131540970 gene encoding LOW QUALITY PROTEIN: neuropeptide FF receptor 2 (The sequence of the model RefSeq protein was modified relative to this genomic sequence to represent the inferred CDS: deleted 1 base in 1 codon); the protein is MALKLLDLNSTVSSFFSPLENGHNVTMNHTSSPPYPYPDVTYVDFYLHEPLVSAIFIVSYLLIFIVCMVGNGVVCFIVLRSKNMRTVTNLFILNLAISDLLVGIFCMPTTLVDNIITGWPFGSLVCKLSGMVQGISVSASVFTLVAIAVDRFRCIVYPFKQKLTISTSTLIIVIIWVLAISIMCPSGVMLQVTKEHRVSILLSDGNTTQPFYWCRENWPNQEMRKIYTTVLFANIYLAPLTLIVIMYARIGITLFKTSMPLPVSQVGTSGSGSSFGKNSRYESRQLVSRKKKRVIKMLLVVALLFILSWLPLWALMMLSDYASLSERQHRIINIYFYPLAHWLAFFNSSVNPIVYGFFNENFRKGFKAAFKLQLCSAHSGKRRSYSHRLQGNAVLPANLPLTKEPALEAGGPRPGQVLIQELVSVGSGKGLGERSQSSGKENVKEQDLIMEDLEKVMYDL